GTGGCTGTCAGGACCCCAACAGGACTACGACGACGGCGGGCAGCAGCCGCATGAAGACGTGCAGCCAGTGCCGCAGGAGCCTTAGTGGCTTCCGGTCCTCTAGTTTGCGGGTGAAGGACAAGGTCAGCAGGAAAGCCGAAATGAGCAGGAAGACGTCAACCCCGCCGGAGACCCGGCCAAGCCAAATATGGTAGGCGGCCACCATCAGCACAGCCAGGGCGCGCAGACCCTGGACCTCCGGGCGGAAGCCGGGCTTCGCCGTCGTGCGTTCCGCCTGAACAGGTGCCGTCACCGCAGTTGGAGCGTCCATCATGGCTGCCACCCGGTCGCGGCAAACCACCTCTCCTCAAACATCTCAGCCATGCTGGTCACATACGTCCTGGACAGGTGGTTGTCATCCAGATACACGAACACGTTTCCCACCACGCTGGGGCAGGTGATGCCGTCGCAAAGGAGGTCGGTCATGTCCAGGAAGGCTGCGTTGCCGAACGTTCCCTGCACAGCCGCGAAGGGGCTCTCCGCGGCCAGGACCTCGGGCTGGTCCGACCTGCAATCGGCACTGTCCACGCCTTTGGACAACGCACATTCGGTGACGTTGTAATCAAAGCGGGGGTTGTCGCGGATGGCCACCACCTCGATTCCGAGGTCATTGAAGTTGGTCACCGTCTGCTCAAAGCCGTACACCAACTGCTCATCCGGTGACGACGGGGACGCCATGGTTCCCACCATGAAAACAGTGTCCGGCGCCTTCTCCGCTGCGTAGCGGAAAGCGGCGGCGTTGAAGTCATTGCACCCGGCATCGGCATCCGGGTTCTCGGGCATAAAATGGCATCCGCCCAGCAAGAGGGCAGTAACCTTCCAGTGTTCAGCCTCGGCCAGGGGGCCAAGCGCGGCCAGCCACTGCTGGGAGTGGGAGTCGCCCAACACCAGGATTTCCCTGTCGGCGTCCTCCCCCACGCCATTCTGCTGGCACTTGTCCTGCAGCTGCTTGTCCTCCGGCTTGGCATCGCCCTCGCACGGACCCGACAACGTTGCCCAGTCTTCCGGAAGTTGCTCAGCGGTGGGCAGCGTCTTTGCGCCATCGCTGACCAGATCCACGTAACCGGGGACTAGGGCGTGGGCGCCGGGGTTGTCGTTGAACGCTTGGGCCTGGGCTGCTTTGAGGTCCAGGTCCTGCTTGTACTGGAACCCCAAGAGCGGCGTGCACGCAACGGCAAGGCAGGCTGCGATGGCGATGGCCGAACGGCGGCGCTTGACCTCGGGCCACTTCCATTCCCGGAACGGCTTCTCCACATACTTGGTGGTCAGGAATGCCAGCACCAGCGACAAGGCGATGATGACCGTTCCAGACAGCCAGCCTGCATGATCCTTGCCACTCCATGCCAGGGCGATCACCAGGATGGGCCAGTGCCACAAGTAAAGGGCGTAGGAGTTGTCGCCCAGCCGGACCAGGAATTTTGAACTCAGGATCCTGTCCACGCCCAAACGGCTCTCGGTTTGGCCGGCGGCAATCACGGCAACAGCAGCCAAAGTGGGCCACAGGGCAACAAATCCGGGGAATGCCGTCTGCACCTGCAGCAGGACGCCGCAGCTGAGCATGGCGGCCACGCCGACCCATCCCATGATGACCCGGACAGGCTTGGCGAAGTTCAACCCAGGAAGAATCAGCGCCAGCAACGTGCCCAGGGCAAACTCCCACAGGCGCGCAAACGTATCGAAGTACGCCACAGCCTGGTTGGTTGCCGTGAAAATGACTGAGTAGGTAAGGGAGAGGACAAAAATAATCGCAAAAACGTACGCGAGAGTGGCCCGGTACCTCAGGCTGAACCGGCGGCAAAGAACTGCGACGGTGGCGAAAATGACGGGCCACAGGATGAACACCTGGCCCTGGATGGAGAGGGACCAGAAGTGCTGGAGCGGACTGGCGAGGCTGTGGTCGGTTGCGTAGTAATTCACGGCCAGGCCCTGCAGGAGCCAGTTTTCGAAGTAGAACAGTGAAGCCCACGCCTGGTGGACCACCTCTACCCACCGTGTAGGCGGAAGGAAGGTAAACGTCGCCGCGAGCGTGGCCAAGAGAACCACCACGACGGCGGGAAGCAGCCGCCGGAACAGGTGCAGCCAGTGCCGCACAAGGTCCATGGGCCGGCCCTGTTTATAGCGGCCGGTGAACTGCAGTGTCATAAGGAAGGCGGAGATCAGGAGGAACACATCCACGCCGCCGGAAACCCTTCCGATCCAGACGTGGTAGCTGACCACCATCAGGACGGCCAGTGACCTAAGACCTTGGATCTCTGGGCGGAATTTCGACTTTGCAACGGGTCCGGAAGACCGCCTGCCGGCGCGGGCAGGGGCTGGGATCGTTGGCATAGTCACGTTAGGCAGTTCCTCAAAAGCTGTGGCACAAAGCATCAATCATACGCGGTTTAGTGGCCGCACCCCAGTCGGGACCATCTCTTGAACCGCCTTCCGAAGGTCAATTACCTCAGGTCCAGCTATGCATTTTCCCAGTCCTGCCTGTGCGTGGCCTGTGCCCGAATCACAGCCAAGCGCACGTGATGGAACTACGCTGGAGCCGGGCCGGAGGAAGGAAATCCATGATCGTGCAGCTGCGCCTTTGCGTGCCAACGGAGATGTCCGAGGCCGCCGTGAAGTGTTGCACCGATAACACCGGAGCCGCCGAGGTGGCCGTTCACAAAAGTGCTTCCGTAGTGCCACCTGGCGACGTGATCACCGTTCAGATCGCCCGGGAATCCGCGGAAGAACTGATCGAGCGGCTTCATGAGCTCAAGGTTCCGGACCTGGGCTCCATCTCCATATCGTCGCCGGACCTGGTCCTGTCCAAACGCGCTGACGACGCCGAGGCAGCCGCGCCCGGAGAATCGGCCGACGCCGTCATTTGGGACGAGGTTTCCAGGCAAACCGGCGAGGACTCGAAACTGACGTGGAGCTTCCTGGCATTTTTGGTGATTGCGACGCAGTTGGCGGCGATCGGGATTGTGACCGATTCAACCATCGCGATTGTGGGCGCAATGGTGGTGGGACCCGAGTTCGGACCGCTCGCTGCGTTGGCTGTGGGGCTGGTGGAACGCAAGTGGCGATTGGTACGTGCCTCGGTGCTCGCCCTGGGTGTTGGTTTCCCCCTCGCGATGCTGGTCACGGCAGTTGCAGCGTGGCTCTCAGTGCCCCTCGGGTTGTTCCCCGAGGACACGTTGGAGCGGGGATCAGCCGTCGAGTTCATCTACCATCCGGGTCCGTACTCGCTGATCGTGGCCGCACTCGCCGGAGCGGCGGGAATGCTGTCCATGATCAGCCACCGGTCCTCAGCGCTGGTGGGTGTGTTCATTTCCGTCACGACTGTTCCGGCTGCAGGCTACGTTGCCGTTGCGTTGGTTCTGGGTGAATACAGCAAAGCGGCCGGATCAGCGATGCAGCTGGCACTCAACCTGGTGGGCATCGTGTCAGCTGCGGCTGCGGTTTTATTGTTCTACCGGCTCATCGGCAAGCGGGTCTCCTTGGCCCGGCGACCGTCCGGCTCCGGACGTCGCTCCGTTGCCAACCGGCGGGCCAGGTAGCGGGCGTCCCGGCAGACTCCGGGAAGCGTTGCCGAGGCTGCCGCGAAGAGGAACTCCTGACCGATGAAGAACACGCCGGGAACGTCGTCTGCTACTCCCCTGGTCTGCCTCGGCTCACCCTGTTCGTCGAAGACCGGCAGTTTCACCCACGAGTACTCCTCCTGATACCCCGTGCACCAAATGACGTTCACGGCCTCCACCCTTGTCCCGTCGTCCAGGACCGGCAAGCCTTCCGAAACCCCCGCCAGCCTTGGAACCAACTGCACTCCCGCGGCCGCCAGGTCCTTGGTCTTGGTCCGGATCAGCGGCGCCGCCATGGATTTGAACCCCGGGGCGGCCTTGCGTCCGATCGACGTGTTAAGCGTGAGAACGTGGACGCCCAGGAACTTCACTACCGGCAGGGCGAAACGTGCTGCTGCCCGGCCATGCTTCATGGGCATTTCGCCGCTGGGCTTCCCGGCAAGAACGGTGGCATGCGACCCTCCAACGTCAAGGGCGATCTCCGCCCCCGAGTTCCCAAGCCCCACAACCAGTACCGTTCCGTCCCTCAGCTGCCCCGTGTTCTTGTAGTCCTGGGAATGCAGCTGGACTATGTCCGGATCCAGCTCTCCTGCGAACCCGGGACGTTTCGGACGATGGTGCCCGCCGGTCGCAATCACCACGTTGCGCGCGTGCCAGTGCCGGTCCCCTGCCGCGACAACAAACCCCTCACCTTCGGATCTGATTTCCTCCACATGGACACTGGACACGAACGGGAGGTCAAAACGACGCACATAATCCTCCAGATAGTCGGCCAGTTGATCTTTCGTGGGGAACGCAAGGCGGTGTCCGGGGAAAGGCCAGCCCGGAAGCCCGTCATATTTGGCGGGCGTGAACAGCTTGAGTGAGTCCCAGCGTTGACGCCAGGCATCCCCTGGCCTTCCGTGCTGATCCAGAATGAGGAAGTCACGGCCTTCCTTGGCCAACCAGTATGCGAGCGCGAGCCCGGCCTGGCCACCTCCCACGATGACGGTGTCTACCTCTTGAAGTTGGTTCGATGTCATGATGCGCTCCTTTCGCGTTGCAGTGGATCCTTTGTTGTTTGGTCCAACTTGTTGTTTGGTCCAACCGGTCAATGCACCTCATGCGGTATGTGAACCTCCCTCGGACTGGCTTCGTGCACCTCAGACGGCCTGGCCTCGGGCGTCTTCCGGTACCGCAGGCACCACGCGAGCATCAGTGCGGATGCCACTACATAGAAGGCGTGCAGAAGCCATACAGGACCGGCCGGAAGATCAAAGACATAGAACGAATGCACGGCATTGGCGATGTTGGTCAGGGCAATGTTCCCCAGGCTGTAGGACGCCACATCCTTTGTTCGGACCGCCTTGAGAAGCATGGGCAGCATGCTGGCGGCGAAGAGCACGGTTGAAACGGTGCCGGCAAGCAGTGGAATGTTCATAGGGCCAAGCTATGAGCCCAGCCCCTCCCGTCGCGTCGGCAGAATGACGCATTCGATTCCACACGGTATGGGTATTTCTGCGCAGCAGGTGACAGAGGGTCCTGCGGAACGGTGCGGGAGGTGATGGGGGTTCAGTGGATCAGGCCATGCTCGAAGGCGTAGCCCGTGGCGGCGGTCCTGGACGGCACAGCAAGTTTGGACAGGATGTTGCTGACGTGCCTGGCCACGGTCTTTTCGCTGAGATACAGCTCCCTGGCGATGGTACGGTTCGCGTGGCCACTGGCAACGAGCTGCAAGACTTCCAGCTCACGGCTGGTCAGCGGAGAACTGTTCTGACTTTTCTCGCCCGTGAGCTCCAAAACATGGGCCACTGCAGGCGCCGCTCCGAGATCGGCAAACTCATCTTTGGCAGCTTCAAACTCCATGGCAGCCGAGTCCGGATCTCCCAGCTGCGAGCAAGCACGCCCCGCCAGGACCCTGCAACTGGCCGCGCCGTACGGAGCCTCCAGGCTGTACCAAAGACGCCACGCCTTTCTCGCCACTGACAGGGAAGCGTGCGGTTTGCCCTCCGCAAGCAGCACAGTGGCTTCCGCCTGGCCAGCGAGCGCCTGCTCGAGGGGCATGCCGCCGCCTTCCGGGGACCCGAACTCGTCTGCGGCGGCCCGAGCCGCCTTGACGTCTCCGGCAGCAAGTTCGACGTCGACGACGGCCGGGAGGAGTCGACGGCGGTTGGCTGGGTCAGAAAGGGAAAGGGCACGGCGAAGCATGGACTGGGCTTGTGGCTCTTTGCCCTGCCCGGCCAGGACGAGTGCCAGCCCTGGCAGGGCCTCGAATCCGGTCTCAGCGGCCTTGGCATAAGCTGCCATGGCTTCATCGTCACGGCCGGTCAGGCGAAACAGCTCGCCCTGGAGGTACCACGCGCCCCAGACTGCTTCCGGGTCGCCATGGCGGGAACGGTCCTGGGCGATCCGGAGTGCGGCCGTGGCATCCTCCCAGGCACCGTGGAGGATGAACAGTTCGGCCCTGTGCGACTGGCACTGCCCGCTGAACATGACCATGTCCGGTTGCTGTCCGCACCACCGGGCAAGTGCAGCTGTCCACTCGTGGGCACGCTTGACGTCCAAGGTCAGGCGACAGCTTCCGATGACTGCACAGTAGATAATGCCGGACGGAATGGGCGACACTTCGCCGGCGGTGACGGAAACCATGACGTCGTCCAGGAACTCCAGGCCCTCAGCGGGAAAACCCAACGCGATCCGTGCTGTACCCACGCCCAGCTGGCCCAAGGCCGTCAGGTCCCGGTCGTGGAAGCGCTGCCCCACAGCCAAGGCACGGCCAAAAAGCTCGTTGCCGGCTTCCGGGTTTCCCCCATACAGCGCGCCCAGCGCCGATGGGATCAAAAGGTAGCCCTCCGCTTCGGTGGGGTCATCCATCCCATCCACCAACTGCTTGGCCCTGGATAACCAGCCGGAACCACGTGCGGGTTCCCCGAGGTTCATAAGGTACAGGACCAGCCACGCAGCGCAGCGGGCAGCTCCGGCAATGTCCCCCATGGTCACGTACTCGTCATGTGCCCGCGTCAGATAGGCCACACCTTCCGATTCCTTGCCCAGGAGCATGGCAACCGAGGCAACAAGCTCAATGTCCTGGGAGGCAGGCCGCCTTCGGTATCCGCCCGGGCGAGGCAGTCCAAGGCATCGCTCCAGCGATGCTCGAAGAACGCCGAGCGTCCGAGATCCAAGGTTGTGGCCGGCATAGTCGTTACTCATCCCGCGACCGGGAACAGCCCGGTTGGCGCACCCAAGCCGCCGTATAAGCGTCAGGTTACTGCCGTCGTCGAACGCTCACAATAGCTTGGGCAGGCGTGCCTGCCGGGCGCCCCGGGACGCAAGAAGCCCCGGCCACGCGAACGTGACCGGGGCTCCAATAAATCAGGCTGCTAGTGGCTGTGGCCTGCGTGTGCGTCTTCTTCCTCAGCCGGCTTCTCGGCAACCAGGGTCTCGGTGGTGAGAACCAGGGCAGCGATGGAAGCGGCGTTGCGGAGAGCCGAACGGGTGACCTTGACGGGGTCGATCACGCCAGCGGCGATCAGGTCCTCGTACTCGCCGGACTTGGCGTTGAAGCCGTGGTTGGCTTCCAGCTCGGACACCTTGGCAACAACAACGAAACCGTCGAAGCCGGCGTTCTGGGCGATCCAGCGCAGCGGCTGAACCAGGGCGCGGCGGACGATGCCCACAGCTGCTGCTGCGTCACCTTCCAGCGCCTTGACGGCCGGGGACTCGTCCAGTGCCTTGAGGGCGTGGATGAGAGCGGAACCGCCACCGGAAACGATGCCTTCTTCGAGGGCTGCACGCGTAGAGGAAACAGCGTCCTCGATGCGGTGCTTCTTTTCCTTCAGCTCAACCTCGGTGGCTGCGCCGACCTTGATCACGCCGATGCCGCCGGCCAGCTTGGCCAGGCGTTCCTGCAGCTTTTCCTTGTCCCAGTCGGAGTCCGTCCGGGTGAGCTCAGCGCGCAGCTGGGCAACGCGGTCAGCCACGTCCTCAGCAGTGCCGGCGCCGTCAACGATGGTGGTGTTGTCCTTGGTCACCGTGATGCGGCGTGCGGTACCGAGTACCTCGAGGCCAACGGTGTCCAGGCTCAGGCCAAGGTCCGGGGAAACAACCTGGGCGCCCGTGAGCGTGGCGATGTCCTGGAGCATGGCCTTGCGGCGGTCGCCGAAGCCCGGAGCCTTGACGGCAACAACGTTGAGGGTGCCGCGGATGCGGTTGACGATCAGCGTCGAGAGGGCTTCGCCTTCGATGTCTTCGGCAATGATGAAGAGCGGCTTGTTGGCCTGCAGGGCCTTCTCCAACAGCGGCAGGAAGTCCTGCAGCGAGGAGATTTTGCCCTGGTTAATCAGGATGAGGGCGTCCTCGAGGACGGCTTCCTGGCGCTCTGCGTCGGTGACGAAGTACGGGGACAGGTAGCCCTTGTCGAACTGCATGCCTTCGGTGAGGACCAGCTCGGTCTGGGTGGTGGAGGACTCTTCAATGGTGATGACACCGTCCTTGCCAACCTTGCCGAACGCTTCGGCGAGGAGCTCGCCGACTTCGTCGCTCTGCGCGGAGATGGCTGCGACGCTGGCAACCTGGGTGCCTTCAACTTCGCGGGCGTTCTCCAGGAGGCGGGCTGCGACGGCTTCAACGGAAACCTCGATGCCACGCTTGATCTCACCCGGAGCGGCGCCGGCGGCAACGTTGCGCAGGCCTTCCTTGACCAGGGCCTGTGCAAGCACGGTGGCCGTGGTGGTGCCGTCGCCTGCGACGTCGTTGGTCTTGGTGGCTACTTCCTTGGCCAGCTGTGCGCCAAGGTTCTCGTAGGGGTCGTCAAGCTCAACTTCACGCGCGATGGTGACGCCATCGTTGGTGATCGTGGGAGCGCCCCACTTCTTGTCCAGCACGACGTTGCGGCCGCGCGGGCCAAGCGTCACCTTGACAGTGTTGGCGAGCTTGTCGATACCGGCCTCAAGAGACCGGCGGGCAGCATCGTTAAAAGCAAGCTGCTTTGCCATGGTTGTGTCCTTTCAAGACAGAAAACCCGCACCGCTGAAGGTCGGAAATGATTTCCAACGCGACGGCGGTGCGGGGCTCCGGGAAGTTACTTTACGACGATCGCAAGGACGTCGCGGGCGGACAGAACGAGGTACTCGTTGCCGCCGGTCTTGACTTCGGTTCCACCGTACTTGGAGTAGATGACGACGTCGCCAACAGCTACGTCAACCGGTACGCGGTTGCCGTTGTCATCGAAGCGGCCGGGGCCGATTGCAACAACTTCGCCTTCCTGCGGCTTTTCCTGTGCGGAGTCCGGAATGACCAGGCCGGAAGCCGTGGTCTGCTCTGCTTCGAGCGGGCGAACAACAATACGATCCTCAAGAGGCTTAATCGAGACCGACACTCGGACTCTCCTTTTCATGAGCTGATTCATGGACTAAGAACTAGGGTGCCGGAGCGTACATCCGCCGTCGCGGTGCCGGAAGACGCTTGGCATTTATTAGCACCCTCCGGGGGAGAGTGCTAACTAGACTCTATGTAAATCGTTAGCACTCGGTCAAGGTGAGTGCCAGCATTTCGTCATGGGTGAACGCAGGTCACCGTCCCGTGAGGTCATCCAGGTCGTAGTCCTGGCCGTCGTCATCCTCGTCCAGCGGGGCGTTGCCACGGTTCAGGTACAGGAGCACAGCGGCCGCAACAGCAACGACGCCGGAAATCACCAGGGTGATAATCCCACCGGTTCGGGCGCCGCTGTAGAGCCCGCGGATGTCCCGCGCTTCGTCGGTGGCATCATTGACGCTCTTGCCTGCGACGGAATAGGTGGCCGCATTGAAGGAATCCAACGCGAAGATGATGATCAGCAGGCCTATGCAGACCACAGCGATCACGGCCCCCGCTATGAGGGCGGGTCGCGCGAACTTCATCATGGTGGAGGGTTGCGGGGCTGCGGTGTCTTCCATGAAAACAACCCTATCCGGCTGGTTCGCCCGTCACGTTGTCAAGTGCCGCGCCGTTAGGCTTGATTCCATGCCTCACGCACCGCAGGAACAGATCGCACCCTTGCTGACCACTGAAGGATGGGAACTCCTGGCCTCCTTGGGGCCCTACCGCGAGGCCGACGCTTTCAGCACCAATGCGGATCTCCGCAAAGCCGGCCACTCCGCCGAATTGGTGGCCGCAGTCCTGACGCAATCACGGCTGCGCACCCGCGCCGAGGCAAAGTTCGGCGAGTTCGCCCGGCAGATGCTGTTCACCCAGGCAGGCTTGGAGCAGGCCACGCGGTTGAATGTCGCCGCCCGGCACGCCGAGCGCTTCGCCAAGGCCGGCATCTCCCATGTGGCCGACCTCGGGTGTGGCCTCGGCGCCGATTCCATGGCCATGGCGTCCATGGACATTTCAGTGACAGCCGTTGAGATGGATGAAACCACTGCTGCCTGCGCCACCATTAACCTCATCCCGTTCCCGCACGCCACCGTGGTGCACTCGGACGCCACGTCTGTGGAGCTGGACGGGATCGACGGCGTATGGCTGGATCCTGCACGCCGCACGACGTCCACGTCGGGGACCAAGCGGATTTGGGACCCTGAGGCCTTCTCTCCCCCCTTGTCCTTCGTGGAGAAGCTGGCGGCCACCGGACGTGCCATCGGCGTCAAGATGGGCCCCGGCATCCCGCATGACTCCGTTCCCTCCGGCTGTGAAGCCCAGTGGGTCTCGGTGGGCGGGGACGTCACCGAAGTGACCCTGTGGTTCAACGCCGTAGCCCGACCCGGCGTGCGCCGTGCTGCCCTGGTCATCGGCAGCCAGGGCGCCGCCGAAATCACCAGCGGCGAGGACTTCGACGCCGGTCCGGCAGCCGCCGTCGGGCCTGTTGAAGGTTTCTTGTACGAACCGGACGGCGCAGTGATCCGCGCAGGCCTGGTGGCCGACATCGCTGAAAGGCTGGGCGGGCATCTGGTGGACGAGCACATCGCCTACATCTGCGCGCCGGAACTGCACGACACTCCGTTTGCCCGGGCCTACAAGGTGCTTGAGGTGATGCCCTACAACGTCAAGGCCCTCAAGGCCTGGGTGAAAAGCAATGGCATCACCGTGCTGGACATCAAGAAGCGCGGCACGGCCGTGACTCCCGAGGAGCTGCGCAAGCAATTGCTTCCCGCCAAACCATCAAAGGGCAAGGACGCAAAAACAGCCACCCTGGTCCTCACCAGGATCGGCGAGGAAAGAGTGGCTGTTGTGGTGGAGCCGGTCACGGCCTAGCACCTCAGCGACGGGAGAACTCCGAGGCTTCGCGGACCTGTCCGGCACTGGGGCGCACACCCGTGTACAGCACGAATTGTTCTTCGGCCTGGATGGCGATGACCTCGGCACCGGTGATGACCTTCGTGCCGGAGTTTCTGGCGGCGGTGATGAGCGGCGTCTCCGAAGGCAGCGCAACGACGTCGAACACCACCTGCGCAGCAGCAATGGTGGCGTCATCGAAGGACTGGGCAGTTTCGTCCGCACCCGCCATGCCCAGCGGGGTGACGTTGATGATCAGGTCCGCTGTTGAGCCGTTGACGTCGTCCTGCCACCCGAATCCGTAGAGGTCCGCGAGTGCACGGCCGGTGGTTTCATTGCGGGCCACGATAGTGACAGCGGTGAACCCCGCGTCCCGGAGCGCTGCGGCTACGGCCTTGGCCATGCCTCCGGCACCCCTGAGAAGGACAGTGTGGCTGCTGGGAACCTGGTGGTCCTTCAGGAGCCGGGCAATGGCGATGTAATCGGTGTTGTAGGCAGTAAGGACGCCGTCGTTGTTCACGATGGTGTTCACCGAATCGATGGCTTTGGCCGAAGGGTCCATCACGTCAACCAGCGGGATGACGGCTTCCTTGTACGGCATGGACACCGCGGCACCCCGGATGGGGAGGCCGCGGATGCCCGCTACCGCGAGGGTGATGTCAGTGGGCGCGAATGCCTTGTAAACAAAGTTCAGGCCGAGCAGATCGTAGAGATAGTTGTGGAACCTGGTCCCGATATTGCTGGGCCGGGCCGCAAGCGAAATGCACAGGGACATGTCTTTGTTCAGGATTGGCATTCCCCCATTAAACGCCCTGTTGGTAGAGCCGTGTATTCATTGCACTTTTTACCCTGCCGCGAGTTAGCCCTGGCGCGCCTTCATCCTGGGGTTGTTCTTGTTGATGACGAAGGTACGCCCCCGCCTTCGCACGATCTGGGCGCCGGGGATCTTCTTGAGGGCACGCAGTGAATTCCTGACCTTCATGGTGTTTCTCCTTTGATGTGGGTGTGGGTCTTCGGTTTAGAGGGCGTCGCTGAGTTCCAGGGGGTCGTCCCAGACGCCGGAGTCCAGTGTCATTTCGGCCTCCGTCAGTTGGCAGCCATCCAGGAGTTCGCGGATTTCCGTGGGATCGATGTCCTCGGAGCGTCCGGTGATGGCAAGGACGGTGCCGCGGTCGCCGTGGTGTGGGTGCCAGTCCAGGAACGCGTCGACGTCGGCGCCGGCCTTTGCGGTTGCCCCCTCGCCAGGGCCGGATCCTGCTGAGTCGGCCAGCCAGTTCCCGGTACTTTCCAGCCAGACCCTGGGGCCTATGCCCTGGACGGCGATCCGCCGCGTGGGCGCGGAGGCGATCCACAGCCGACCGCGCAGCCAGTGCGTACCGATGGCCAGCTGTGGCAGCGCATCACGGAAGCGTCCTGGGTGAAGGGGACGGCCCGTTTTGTGGAGCACGGTCCGGAAGGGACCCGGATTTTCACTCAGGGGCACACGCACGACGCCGGGCCGGTTACGTGCCGCTGCTTCAGCATCGTCGAAGCAACCCGGCCGGAATTCCCCGGCCGACCCGACGGCGTTGGCATGGGGCGCCAACTGGCCCAGCAGCTCCAGGCCAACCAGCCATGCCTCCGATCCTTCACGTTGATCCCCGGTCAATACCGCTCCCAGACCCGGGGAAACCATCACGGTATCCACTTGGCCGAACTCACCGATCAGGAATTCGCCACTGGTGCGCTCATCCTGGGGCATGGAGGTGAACCCGGATTCGAACAGGGTGTGTCGGTCCCAGATGTGGTCATCCAAATCCGCCGGGTCCATGGCCAGCACCGCATTGTCCATGACCGCCGGCTGGCTGAGTCCACGGCGAAGTTCTGCGACGGCCATTCCTGCGGCGACTCCCGGCGGGAGGCCCAGGACCACGTGGTCGAAGCCGCAGGCGGCGAGGCGTTCCGCCGTCGGGACTACGTCAAGCCGGACGGTGCAGCTGAGGCAACCATGCTCCAGGACCGTGGTTTCGCGTTCGAACAGCTGACCGCCCCGATAGACGCGTCGGAGGACCAGGGAACCGTCCAGGAGATCATGGAGGACCACCACGGAGTTCTCATGGGTTCGGCCGAGCCTTGCGGTGGCTGCCTCGCGGCATTGGCTGTCCAGGGAACTGACTACTGTGAGGTGCATGGCTAGAGTCTAATGCGAACAATTCTCATTAACAAATGACCGCATGCTTCGACGGCAGTTCCTGTCGATATCACCGGCGTTCCGGCTGCATTAGACTTGATCCGACCGCTGGCGGCCCCGCAGCGGGGGACCGCGCCCAGCTGACACAAAACAATGAGGGGACTGAGGGGACTACGTGCAGATTGATTTTGCGCCATCCAGGCAATCGACACTGGGTGTGGAATGGGAGTTGGCGCTCGTCAATGCACGTACCGGGGAACTGGTATCGGTAGCGAACGATGTCCTGAAAGGCGTCGCTGCCAACCACCCGGACCTCAATG
Above is a genomic segment from Arthrobacter sp. YN containing:
- a CDS encoding flavin-containing monooxygenase codes for the protein MTSNQLQEVDTVIVGGGQAGLALAYWLAKEGRDFLILDQHGRPGDAWRQRWDSLKLFTPAKYDGLPGWPFPGHRLAFPTKDQLADYLEDYVRRFDLPFVSSVHVEEIRSEGEGFVVAAGDRHWHARNVVIATGGHHRPKRPGFAGELDPDIVQLHSQDYKNTGQLRDGTVLVVGLGNSGAEIALDVGGSHATVLAGKPSGEMPMKHGRAAARFALPVVKFLGVHVLTLNTSIGRKAAPGFKSMAAPLIRTKTKDLAAAGVQLVPRLAGVSEGLPVLDDGTRVEAVNVIWCTGYQEEYSWVKLPVFDEQGEPRQTRGVADDVPGVFFIGQEFLFAAASATLPGVCRDARYLARRLATERRPEPDGRRAKETRLPMSR
- a CDS encoding helix-turn-helix transcriptional regulator; protein product: MSNDYAGHNLGSRTLGVLRASLERCLGLPRPGGYRRRPASQDIELVASVAMLLGKESEGVAYLTRAHDEYVTMGDIAGAARCAAWLVLYLMNLGEPARGSGWLSRAKQLVDGMDDPTEAEGYLLIPSALGALYGGNPEAGNELFGRALAVGQRFHDRDLTALGQLGVGTARIALGFPAEGLEFLDDVMVSVTAGEVSPIPSGIIYCAVIGSCRLTLDVKRAHEWTAALARWCGQQPDMVMFSGQCQSHRAELFILHGAWEDATAALRIAQDRSRHGDPEAVWGAWYLQGELFRLTGRDDEAMAAYAKAAETGFEALPGLALVLAGQGKEPQAQSMLRRALSLSDPANRRRLLPAVVDVELAAGDVKAARAAADEFGSPEGGGMPLEQALAGQAEATVLLAEGKPHASLSVARKAWRLWYSLEAPYGAASCRVLAGRACSQLGDPDSAAMEFEAAKDEFADLGAAPAVAHVLELTGEKSQNSSPLTSRELEVLQLVASGHANRTIARELYLSEKTVARHVSNILSKLAVPSRTAATGYAFEHGLIH
- a CDS encoding DUF389 domain-containing protein produces the protein MIVQLRLCVPTEMSEAAVKCCTDNTGAAEVAVHKSASVVPPGDVITVQIARESAEELIERLHELKVPDLGSISISSPDLVLSKRADDAEAAAPGESADAVIWDEVSRQTGEDSKLTWSFLAFLVIATQLAAIGIVTDSTIAIVGAMVVGPEFGPLAALAVGLVERKWRLVRASVLALGVGFPLAMLVTAVAAWLSVPLGLFPEDTLERGSAVEFIYHPGPYSLIVAALAGAAGMLSMISHRSSALVGVFISVTTVPAAGYVAVALVLGEYSKAAGSAMQLALNLVGIVSAAAAVLLFYRLIGKRVSLARRPSGSGRRSVANRRAR
- a CDS encoding acyltransferase family protein; the encoded protein is MPTIPAPARAGRRSSGPVAKSKFRPEIQGLRSLAVLMVVSYHVWIGRVSGGVDVFLLISAFLMTLQFTGRYKQGRPMDLVRHWLHLFRRLLPAVVVVLLATLAATFTFLPPTRWVEVVHQAWASLFYFENWLLQGLAVNYYATDHSLASPLQHFWSLSIQGQVFILWPVIFATVAVLCRRFSLRYRATLAYVFAIIFVLSLTYSVIFTATNQAVAYFDTFARLWEFALGTLLALILPGLNFAKPVRVIMGWVGVAAMLSCGVLLQVQTAFPGFVALWPTLAAVAVIAAGQTESRLGVDRILSSKFLVRLGDNSYALYLWHWPILVIALAWSGKDHAGWLSGTVIIALSLVLAFLTTKYVEKPFREWKWPEVKRRRSAIAIAACLAVACTPLLGFQYKQDLDLKAAQAQAFNDNPGAHALVPGYVDLVSDGAKTLPTAEQLPEDWATLSGPCEGDAKPEDKQLQDKCQQNGVGEDADREILVLGDSHSQQWLAALGPLAEAEHWKVTALLLGGCHFMPENPDADAGCNDFNAAAFRYAAEKAPDTVFMVGTMASPSSPDEQLVYGFEQTVTNFNDLGIEVVAIRDNPRFDYNVTECALSKGVDSADCRSDQPEVLAAESPFAAVQGTFGNAAFLDMTDLLCDGITCPSVVGNVFVYLDDNHLSRTYVTSMAEMFEERWFAATGWQP